Genomic segment of Geminocystis herdmanii PCC 6308:
TTGGTACACAAGACGAGGCTTTTGAAACGATTACCCTCTGTCAAACAGGGCGACAACCTCCCATTCCCTTAGTCTTAATGGATAAACCCCAAGGAAACTATTGGCATAGTTGGCATAACTATATTTGTGAACATCTTTTAGAAGGTGGTTATATTCAACCCGAAGATACCCAAATTTATACTATTACTGATAATATTGCCACTGCTTGTGAGATTATTCAACAATTTTATCGAGTATATCATTCTTGTCGTTATGTGAAAGATTTATTTGTCATAAAATTAAATTATGATTTAACTACTAACCAAATTGAACAATTAAATTTGGAATTTCAAGACATCTTAATTAAGGGCAAAATTGAATTAATACCTGCGCCAAAAAAACTCAAACAAGAAAATATTTCTTTACCCCAAATAGGCTTATATTTACAACCGAGAAAATTTAGTCGTCTCTATCAAATGATTAATTTAATTAATACTTTTTCTTGTGAAAACTATCCCTATTGTCCACCACAATATCGTTAATATAAGGGTTATTTAAGAGGAGAAAGGAGTTAGGAGTAAATATTAATAAGAATTAGGGCATTAGACTTCTCTAATAATTATTAAAATTAGGGTTAAAACCCTTACTACAAACTGGTAAAAAATATTTTTTGGAGATGTCTATTAGGATATTTTTTGATTTGTTAACAATACTGCCATATTAACTCTTATTCGATCGAATCCATTTTGATAATAATTAATTCTTGACGAGTTTTACCACAAGGTTCGTTACTTTCACAATCATTAATATTAGCTAATTCATAGGTTAAATTGACTTTTTTATCCAAATATTTTTCAGGTTGTTCACAAATTTCAAAACTAGCACCAATAATATTTTCATCTCCATTTTCATCGATTAAAGTAACATAACACATCAAATCGCCATTAACTAATTCCTTAACAATTCCTCTAGTTAAAGTACTATTATCTTGACTTAATATTGGGGTAGAAGTGCATCCCCAGAACAAAGTTATCACTATCCAAATTAAGCTATTAAAATTTTGTTTAATCATCTCATTTATCCATAGTAAAAAAATTAAAAACCAAAGATTGATTTGATTGATATTCTAACTTATTCACCGCAATACTAAGAATATAATTATCTAGGATATTCCATGTTTTGCTCATCCAATGCTCTAATTTTTTACCTTGATTATTGAGGATTTGATAGTTATGATTATCTCCTATATCTTCAATATAAATACTATCTAAACCCCCTGATAATCCTAGCCCGATCGATTTTAAATAGGCTTCTTTTATCGTCCACAATGTAAAAAAATAAGCAGGTTTATCTTCCTCTTTTAATAGGGTTAAATGTTCATATTCTTGAGGACAAAAAAAACGTTTAGCGATGTTTTCTATCTTGACTTTATCATCAATTTTTTCTAAGTCAATGCCTAAATTATATTGCCCAATACCATAAACAGTATAATTATTTTTATGGGATAGATTAAAGTAGATTTTGTCAGGATGAATGTTAAAATTAAGACTAGGTTTTCCTTTATCACTATAGTTAAAAACAATTTCTTGAGGATTAATGTTTAAATATTTAGCTAAAATAAGTCTTAAATTTGCTCTGTTAATTAAAAATCGATCGCGCTGTAAAGTAATCTTAAAATTATGATACTTTTCTTGTTCATCTTCCGATAAGATACTTAAATAATCTCGATCGTTTGTCAAGATAAAATCTTCTATATTGAGTAACCAAATATCAACACTATTTTCCTTTATAATGTGATGATTCGATGGAATTTCTGTCATTTAATTCTATTTAAGAGTAGCTGAATAATTTTGAATGGCTTATTAATTTTCAATTCTCAATTTTCAATTCTCAATTTTCCTCAATATGCAAATAAAAGATATAGGAGAGCATCAATTATTAACTATCATATACCAATATTGCGATCGAG
This window contains:
- a CDS encoding 4'-phosphopantetheinyl transferase family protein; the encoded protein is MTEIPSNHHIIKENSVDIWLLNIEDFILTNDRDYLSILSEDEQEKYHNFKITLQRDRFLINRANLRLILAKYLNINPQEIVFNYSDKGKPSLNFNIHPDKIYFNLSHKNNYTVYGIGQYNLGIDLEKIDDKVKIENIAKRFFCPQEYEHLTLLKEEDKPAYFFTLWTIKEAYLKSIGLGLSGGLDSIYIEDIGDNHNYQILNNQGKKLEHWMSKTWNILDNYILSIAVNKLEYQSNQSLVFNFFTMDK